A single region of the Pelecanus crispus isolate bPelCri1 chromosome 10, bPelCri1.pri, whole genome shotgun sequence genome encodes:
- the TMEM26 gene encoding transmembrane protein 26, producing the protein MELMVLLNALVTRLLFVLHSLIGVWRVTAVKKEPKYWLLALLNLLLCLETGLTLKFKQGRGYKWFSPAIFLYLICTVPSLWLLEIHHGTQYCSNEPGAVQVNVSNQDFNQSRDSSHGSEGTEHHIIQTAKVIVNQLSTICETVWTLALHQTFLLLLVVGRWLLPIGVEITRDQLSQLLLMFVGTAADILEFASETLDIEHVRKNYALINAILAVWTWSMLQFPLDLAVQHIGCKPTASTRRIPSLLLCRYSAELWNIGVSLFIQDGPFFIVRSILMGHFRIFNQMLVFFTAKNILVVTLQLYRLAVITLDFRATILQKSRKGEVSCCPCEPYEASTHATADQDTEMKEFVAFPPKEESQALSEDQ; encoded by the exons ATGGAGCTGATGGTGCTGCTCAATGCTTTGGTTACCCGCCTGCTCTTTGTGTTGCACTCGCTCATCGGGGTCTGGAGAGTCACTGCAGTGAAGAAAGAACCCAAGTACTGGCTGCTGGCACTGCTCAATCTTCTCCTGTGCCTGGAGACAGGGCTCACCCTCAAGTTTAAGCAAGGCAGAGGCTACAAATG GTTTTCACcagcaatatttttatatctgatTTGCACAGTACCATCACTATGGCTACTAGAAATTCATCATGGGACTCAG TACTGTAGTAATGAGCCCGGAGCAGTTCAGGTGAATGTCAGCAACCAAGACTTCAATCAATCCAGAGACAGCAGTCATGGAAGTGAGGGAACAGAACACCACATCATTCAGACG GCTAAAGTCATTGTGAATCAGCTCTCCACAATCTGTGAGACTGTATGGACACTGGCCCTCCACCAGACATTTCTACTGCTACTAGTAGTTGGGAGATGGCTTCTCCCCATTGGAGTTGAAATCACCCGGGATCAATTgtctcagctgcttctcatgTTTGTGGGAACAGCAGCAGATATACTTGAATTTGCTAGTGAAACCTTGGACATCGAACATGTTCG GAAGAATTATGCTCTCATAAATGCAATTCTTGCTGTATGGACCTGGAGTATGTTACAGTTTCCACTTGATCTTGCAG tacAGCATATTGGCTGCAAACCAACTGCGTCGACTAGGCGGATCCCCAGCTTGCTGCTGTGCAGGTACAGCGCGGAACTGTGGAACATTGGGGTCAGCCTTTTCATACAGGACGGTCCCTTCTTCATTGTGCGTTCAATCCTGATGGGCCATTTCAGAATATTCAATCAGATGCTGGTGTTTTTTACAGCTAAGAATATCTTAGTTGTGACTCTACAATTGTATCGTTTGGCAGTCATAACATTGGACTTTCGTGCTACCAttctgcagaagagcaggaaaggaGAAGTCAGCTGTTGCCCATGTGAGCCTTATGAAGCTAGTACTCACGCTACCGCTGACCAAGATACCGAAATGAAAGAGTTTGttgcttttcctccaaaagAGGAATCCCAAGCTCTATCAGAAGATCAGTGA